Proteins encoded in a region of the Streptomyces sp. NBC_00258 genome:
- a CDS encoding putative bifunctional diguanylate cyclase/phosphodiesterase, with protein MTAEPDGPEDRLRRFATIWSRAVFPATATSLTRPEFEQRLVPLARRLSEALRARTFDAAEGQAVGAALIDAHCTEPEALSRTLDCVDAYLVLYCGGDGSQEALRTRSARLQHAMAAGFAHALRERTLAEQESIARAALQAQGVVADALHATEARFRAVFEGAAIGIGVADLDGNILQVNNALLRMFGGTEQLMRGRNVTEWTHPEDAPQVWRLYEELVRGDREHYHVEKAFYRPDGTVLWTNLTVSLLRDADGRPQYQLALMEDTTERRLLNLRLRYEATHDALTGLPNRTLFFERLDKALAAGDGMRFGLCYLDLDGFKTINDSLGHAAGDRLLVEVADRLQSCATAPGEMVARLGGDEFVALTTGPDTESEVDALADRIMNALITPVRIDGRELTVRGSIGIVEGPAGERGPAEVLRSADITMYRAKSAGGNRYELADPEADARAITRHGLTTALPAALDRNEFFIEYQPLVHLGDGSVRGAEALVRWLHPQHGVLGPDRFIPLAEHTGLIVPLGRWVLEQSVRQAREWQERHADAGPLRINVNLSPCQLTHPGLVADTVDILERIGLEPSSLCLEVTESALIGADDDLLKPLRRLAEMGVDIALDDFGTGYSNLANLRRLPVSILKLDRSFTQGMQQFPADPVDLKIVEGIVSLAHSLDLAVTVEGVETAAQAEQLRILGCDTAQGWYYARPGPPDRLHELALVDATG; from the coding sequence GTGACCGCCGAGCCGGACGGGCCGGAGGACAGACTGCGCAGGTTCGCGACGATCTGGAGCCGGGCCGTGTTCCCGGCGACCGCGACGTCGCTGACCCGGCCGGAGTTCGAGCAGCGCCTGGTGCCGCTCGCCCGGCGGCTCAGCGAGGCGCTGCGGGCCAGGACGTTCGACGCCGCCGAGGGCCAGGCCGTCGGTGCCGCGCTCATCGACGCGCACTGCACCGAACCCGAGGCACTCAGCCGCACACTCGACTGCGTCGACGCCTATCTGGTGCTCTACTGCGGCGGCGACGGGTCCCAGGAGGCCCTGCGCACCCGCTCGGCGCGTCTGCAGCACGCCATGGCCGCCGGGTTCGCGCACGCGCTGCGGGAACGGACGCTGGCCGAGCAGGAGTCCATCGCGCGCGCCGCCCTCCAGGCCCAGGGCGTGGTGGCGGACGCCCTGCACGCCACCGAGGCACGCTTCCGAGCGGTCTTCGAGGGTGCCGCCATAGGCATCGGCGTGGCCGACCTCGACGGCAACATCCTGCAGGTGAACAACGCCCTGCTGCGCATGTTCGGCGGCACCGAGCAGCTGATGCGCGGCCGCAACGTCACCGAGTGGACCCACCCCGAGGACGCCCCCCAGGTGTGGCGGCTCTACGAGGAGTTGGTGCGCGGCGACCGCGAGCACTACCACGTGGAGAAGGCCTTCTACCGCCCCGACGGAACGGTTCTGTGGACCAACCTCACCGTCTCCCTGCTGCGTGACGCGGACGGCCGGCCCCAGTACCAGCTCGCCCTCATGGAGGACACCACCGAGCGCCGGCTGCTCAACCTGCGTCTGCGGTACGAGGCCACGCACGACGCGCTCACCGGACTGCCCAACCGGACGCTGTTCTTCGAGCGGCTCGACAAGGCGCTCGCGGCGGGCGACGGAATGCGCTTCGGTCTCTGCTACCTCGACCTCGACGGCTTCAAGACCATCAACGACAGCCTCGGGCACGCGGCCGGCGACCGGCTGCTCGTCGAGGTCGCCGACCGGCTGCAGTCCTGTGCGACAGCGCCCGGCGAGATGGTCGCCCGGCTCGGCGGTGACGAGTTCGTCGCCCTGACGACCGGGCCCGACACCGAGAGCGAGGTCGACGCGCTCGCCGACCGCATCATGAACGCCCTGATCACACCGGTGCGTATCGACGGCAGGGAACTGACCGTCCGCGGCAGCATCGGCATCGTCGAGGGCCCGGCGGGCGAGCGCGGCCCGGCCGAGGTGCTGCGCAGCGCCGACATCACGATGTACCGCGCCAAGTCGGCGGGCGGCAACCGCTACGAGCTCGCCGACCCCGAGGCCGACGCCCGTGCCATCACCCGGCACGGGCTCACCACGGCGCTGCCCGCGGCCCTGGACCGCAACGAGTTCTTCATCGAGTACCAGCCGCTCGTCCACCTCGGCGACGGCAGCGTGCGCGGCGCCGAGGCGCTCGTGCGCTGGCTGCATCCGCAGCACGGCGTGCTCGGACCCGACCGTTTCATTCCGCTCGCCGAGCACACCGGCCTGATCGTGCCGCTCGGCCGCTGGGTCCTGGAGCAGTCGGTCCGCCAGGCCCGCGAGTGGCAGGAACGTCACGCCGACGCGGGTCCGCTGCGGATCAACGTGAATCTCTCGCCCTGCCAGCTGACCCACCCCGGCCTGGTCGCCGACACGGTCGACATCCTGGAGCGCATCGGACTCGAACCCTCCTCGCTCTGCCTGGAGGTCACCGAGTCCGCCCTGATCGGCGCCGACGACGACCTGCTCAAGCCGCTGCGCCGGCTCGCCGAGATGGGCGTCGACATCGCCCTCGACGACTTCGGCACGGGCTATTCGAACCTCGCCAACCTGCGTCGCCTCCCGGTGAGCATCCTCAAGCTGGACCGTTCCTTCACCCAGGGCATGCAGCAGTTCCCCGCCGATCCCGTCGACCTCAAGATCGTCGAAGGGATCGTTTCCCTGGCCCACAGCCTGGACCTCGCGGTCACGGTCGAGGGCGTGGAAACGGCGGCCCAGGCCGAGCAGCTCCGCATACTGGGCTGCGACACGGCTCAGGGCTGGTACTACGCCCGCCCGGGTCCCCCGGACCGCCTCCACGAGCTGGCGTTGGTGGACGCGACGGGTTGA
- a CDS encoding acyl-CoA synthetase, with amino-acid sequence MYPGAYDPARPAVVTADGGRTLTYGQLEERSLRLADHLRTAGLRAGDHLALLSDNDPRVLEVYWAALRSGLYLTVVNHHLTADEAAYIVRDCGASTLIVSGPLTELGERIRELVPGPTSYLGFDDGSYERALAAASPEAPAHQPRGADMLYSSGTTGRPKGIAPTLPEGDVREVMSTYQLLFQPMYGFGEDTVYLCPAPLYHAAPLRFGYVVTATGGTVVLMNSFDPQGALEAIERHRVTHSQWVPTMFVRMLKLPREVRDAYDVSSLKVAIHAAAPCPVEVKWRMMAWWGSVLYEYYAATEANGITFIGPDEWLRKPGSVGRGGLLGELRICGEDGKVLPVGETGTVYFEREELPFRYHNDDARTREAQHPEHPNWTTTGDIGHVDEDGYLFLTDRRAFTIISGGVNIYPQEIEDCLTLHPKVTDVAVVGVPDAEMGEAVKAVVQPAPGVAPGPELEHELLEFVRDRIAHYKSPRSVDFTDELPRTPTGKLAKSRLRKAYWD; translated from the coding sequence ATGTACCCCGGAGCGTACGACCCCGCCAGGCCGGCCGTCGTCACCGCGGACGGCGGCCGGACCCTCACCTACGGCCAGCTCGAAGAGCGTTCCCTGCGCCTCGCGGACCACCTGCGGACCGCGGGACTGCGCGCGGGCGACCATCTGGCGCTCCTCTCCGACAACGACCCACGCGTCCTGGAGGTCTACTGGGCGGCCCTCCGCTCCGGCCTCTACCTCACCGTCGTCAACCACCACCTGACCGCCGACGAGGCCGCGTACATCGTCCGAGACTGCGGTGCGAGCACGCTCATCGTCTCCGGACCGCTCACCGAACTCGGGGAGCGGATACGGGAATTGGTGCCCGGTCCGACCTCGTACCTGGGCTTCGACGACGGGTCGTACGAGCGGGCGCTGGCCGCCGCCTCACCCGAAGCCCCGGCCCACCAGCCCCGCGGCGCCGACATGCTCTACTCCTCCGGCACCACCGGCCGCCCCAAGGGCATCGCACCGACGCTCCCCGAGGGTGACGTCCGCGAGGTGATGAGCACGTACCAGTTGCTCTTCCAGCCCATGTACGGCTTCGGCGAGGACACCGTCTACCTCTGCCCGGCCCCGCTCTACCACGCAGCGCCCCTCCGCTTCGGCTACGTCGTCACGGCGACCGGCGGCACGGTCGTCCTCATGAACTCCTTCGATCCGCAAGGGGCGTTGGAAGCGATCGAACGGCACCGGGTGACGCACAGCCAGTGGGTGCCCACCATGTTCGTACGGATGCTGAAGCTGCCGCGCGAGGTGCGGGACGCGTACGACGTGTCGTCGCTGAAGGTCGCCATCCACGCCGCAGCGCCCTGCCCCGTCGAGGTCAAATGGCGGATGATGGCCTGGTGGGGTTCCGTCCTGTACGAGTACTACGCGGCGACGGAGGCCAACGGGATCACCTTCATCGGCCCCGACGAGTGGCTGCGCAAGCCGGGCTCCGTGGGCCGCGGCGGCCTCCTCGGCGAGCTGCGCATCTGCGGTGAGGACGGCAAGGTGCTGCCCGTCGGGGAGACGGGAACCGTGTACTTCGAGCGCGAGGAACTCCCGTTCCGCTACCACAACGACGACGCGCGCACCCGTGAGGCGCAGCACCCCGAGCACCCCAACTGGACGACTACCGGGGACATCGGCCATGTCGACGAGGACGGCTACCTCTTCCTCACCGACCGCAGGGCCTTCACGATCATCTCCGGCGGCGTGAACATCTACCCCCAGGAGATCGAGGACTGCCTGACCCTGCATCCCAAGGTGACCGACGTCGCGGTGGTCGGCGTCCCGGACGCGGAGATGGGCGAGGCGGTCAAGGCGGTCGTCCAGCCCGCCCCCGGCGTGGCCCCCGGTCCCGAACTCGAACACGAACTCCTCGAATTCGTCCGCGACCGCATCGCCCACTACAAGTCGCCCCGCAGCGTCGACTTCACGGACGAGCTGCCGCGCACACCCACGGGAAAACTGGCCAAGTCCAGGCTGAGGAAGGCCTACTGGGACTGA
- a CDS encoding LysR family transcriptional regulator, producing MQFQQLQYFVAVAETRHFTRAADLVHVAQPSLSQQIKALERELGADLFLRARGNITLTDAGEALLPLARRILADADTARHEVQELAQLRSGRVRLGATPSLCTGLLPDVLRAFHDRYPGIRLLIEEGGSHDLVRELARGALDLALVVLPLPTPSPALTTVEVLREDLVVVSSPEASAPGGGRRTVRVSDLEGERLVMFRHGYDLRELTVAACRSAGFEPDFAVEGGEMDAVLGFVRAGLGVAVVPRMVAARTGRGLRVTPLARPGLARTIALAHRSDVAPPRAARELQRMLLER from the coding sequence ATGCAGTTCCAGCAGCTCCAGTACTTCGTGGCCGTCGCCGAGACCCGGCACTTCACCCGGGCCGCCGATCTGGTCCACGTCGCCCAGCCGTCGCTCTCCCAGCAGATCAAGGCGCTGGAGCGGGAGTTGGGCGCCGATCTCTTTCTCCGGGCGCGCGGGAACATCACGCTCACCGACGCGGGCGAGGCACTGCTGCCGCTGGCCCGCCGCATCCTGGCCGACGCGGACACGGCACGGCACGAGGTCCAGGAGCTGGCCCAGCTGCGCAGCGGGCGGGTCCGGCTGGGCGCGACACCGAGCCTGTGCACGGGGCTGCTGCCGGACGTGCTGCGCGCCTTCCACGACCGGTATCCCGGCATCCGGCTGCTGATCGAGGAGGGGGGCTCGCACGATCTCGTACGGGAGCTCGCCCGTGGGGCGCTCGACCTCGCTCTCGTCGTACTGCCTCTACCGACGCCGTCGCCCGCGCTGACCACGGTCGAGGTCCTGCGGGAGGACCTGGTGGTGGTGTCGTCGCCGGAGGCGTCGGCCCCCGGGGGTGGGCGGCGGACCGTGCGGGTTTCCGACCTGGAGGGTGAGCGGCTGGTGATGTTCCGGCACGGGTACGACCTGCGGGAGCTGACCGTCGCCGCGTGTCGCTCCGCGGGGTTCGAGCCGGATTTCGCGGTGGAGGGCGGGGAGATGGACGCGGTGCTGGGGTTTGTCCGGGCGGGGCTGGGGGTGGCTGTGGTGCCGCGGATGGTCGCTGCGCGGACCGGGCGGGGGTTGCGGGTCACCCCGCTTGCCCGGCCCGGGCTGGCTCGGACCATCGCGCTGGCGCACCGCAGTGATGTGGCTCCGCCTCGGGCTGCGCGGGAGCTTCAGCGGATGTTGTTGGAGCGGTGA
- a CDS encoding fumarate reductase/succinate dehydrogenase flavoprotein subunit yields MTAEFAEYTTGEPVVDTKAPEGPVSERWDTRRFEAKLVNPANRRKHTVIVVGTGLAGGSAGATLAEQGYHVVQFCYQDSPRRAHSIAAQGGINAAKNYRNDGDSIHRLFYDTVKGGDFRARESNVHRLAQISVEIIDQCVAQGVPFAREYGGLLDTRSFGGVQVSRTFYARGQTGQQLLLGAYQALSRQIAAGNIEMHPRTEMLDLIVVDGRARGIVARDLITGKTDTYYADAVVLASGGYGNVFYLSTNAMNSNATAIWRAHRRGAYFANPCFTQIHPTCIPRTGEHQSKLTLMSESLRNDGRIWVPKAKGDDRPANEIPEDERDYYLERIYPSFGNLVPRDIASRAAKNVCDEGRGVGPGGQGVYLDFADAIRRMGREAVEAKYGNLFDMYQRITDEDPYEVPMRIYPAVHYTMGGLWVDYDLQTTVPGLFAIGEANFSDHGANRLGASALMQGLADGYFVLPSTINDYLARNPHHEEVTDEHPVVQEVLADTEDRLRLLLAVDGDRTPDSFHRELGELMWEFCGMARTDSGLRKALERIPQIREEFWRRIKVPGTGEEFNQSLEKANRIVDYLELAELMCLDALHRDESCGGHFREESQTPDGEAERRDEQFSYAAAWEFTDTGEAPVLHKEDLVFEYVHPTQRSYA; encoded by the coding sequence ATGACCGCTGAATTCGCCGAGTACACGACCGGAGAGCCGGTCGTCGACACCAAGGCCCCCGAGGGGCCGGTCAGCGAGCGCTGGGACACCCGCCGCTTCGAGGCCAAGCTGGTCAACCCGGCCAACCGGCGCAAGCACACCGTGATCGTCGTCGGTACGGGTCTCGCGGGCGGCTCCGCCGGCGCCACGCTCGCCGAACAGGGCTACCACGTCGTCCAGTTCTGCTACCAGGACTCTCCGCGCCGGGCCCACTCGATCGCCGCGCAGGGCGGCATCAACGCCGCCAAGAACTACCGCAACGACGGCGACTCGATCCACCGGCTGTTCTACGACACCGTCAAGGGCGGCGACTTCAGGGCACGCGAGTCGAACGTCCACCGGCTCGCTCAGATCTCCGTCGAGATCATCGACCAGTGCGTAGCGCAGGGCGTGCCCTTCGCCCGCGAGTACGGCGGCCTCCTCGACACCCGTTCCTTCGGTGGCGTCCAGGTGTCCCGGACCTTCTACGCCCGTGGCCAGACCGGCCAGCAGCTTCTGCTGGGCGCCTACCAGGCGCTGTCCCGCCAGATCGCCGCCGGGAACATCGAGATGCATCCGCGCACCGAGATGCTCGACCTGATCGTGGTCGACGGACGGGCGCGCGGCATCGTCGCCCGCGACCTGATCACCGGGAAGACCGACACGTACTACGCGGACGCCGTCGTCCTCGCCTCCGGCGGCTACGGCAACGTCTTCTACCTCTCCACGAACGCCATGAACTCCAACGCCACCGCGATCTGGCGGGCCCACCGGCGCGGCGCCTACTTCGCCAACCCGTGCTTCACCCAGATCCACCCCACCTGCATTCCGCGTACCGGCGAGCACCAGTCCAAGCTCACGCTGATGAGCGAGTCGCTGCGCAACGACGGCCGGATCTGGGTCCCGAAGGCGAAGGGCGACGACCGCCCCGCGAACGAGATCCCCGAGGACGAGCGCGACTACTACCTGGAACGCATCTACCCCTCCTTCGGCAACCTCGTCCCGCGCGACATCGCCTCCCGCGCCGCGAAGAACGTCTGCGACGAGGGCAGGGGAGTGGGCCCCGGCGGCCAGGGCGTGTACCTCGACTTCGCCGACGCCATCCGGCGCATGGGCCGCGAGGCGGTCGAGGCCAAGTACGGCAACCTCTTCGACATGTACCAGCGGATCACCGACGAGGATCCGTACGAGGTGCCGATGAGGATCTACCCCGCCGTGCATTACACGATGGGCGGCCTCTGGGTCGACTACGACCTCCAGACCACCGTCCCGGGCCTGTTCGCGATCGGCGAGGCCAACTTCTCGGACCACGGCGCCAACCGGCTCGGCGCGTCCGCGCTGATGCAGGGGCTCGCCGACGGCTACTTCGTCCTCCCGTCGACGATCAACGACTACCTCGCCCGCAACCCGCACCACGAGGAGGTCACCGACGAACACCCCGTCGTCCAGGAGGTGTTGGCCGACACCGAGGACCGGCTGCGGCTGCTCCTCGCCGTCGACGGCGACCGAACCCCCGACTCCTTCCACCGCGAACTCGGCGAACTGATGTGGGAGTTCTGCGGAATGGCGCGTACGGACTCGGGGCTGCGCAAGGCACTTGAGCGCATCCCGCAGATCCGCGAGGAGTTCTGGCGGCGCATCAAGGTCCCCGGCACCGGCGAGGAGTTCAACCAGTCGCTGGAGAAGGCCAACCGCATCGTCGACTACCTGGAGCTCGCCGAGCTGATGTGCCTCGACGCGCTGCACCGCGACGAGTCCTGCGGCGGCCACTTCCGCGAGGAGTCCCAGACCCCGGACGGTGAGGCGGAGCGCCGTGACGAGCAGTTCTCGTACGCGGCCGCCTGGGAGTTCACCGACACCGGCGAAGCCCCTGTCCTGCACAAGGAAGACCTCGTCTTCGAGTACGTCCACCCCACCCAGCGGAGCTACGCATGA
- a CDS encoding GNAT family N-acetyltransferase: protein MTGVSTLDSPPLSTAPTRYTVTLARDEADVRAAQRLRHDVFAGEMGALLSSPQPGLDVDAFDAYCDHLLVRDTTTGQVVGTYRLLPPDRAAVAGRLYSEGEFDLGPLAGIRSGLVEVGRSCVHPDHRDGAVIGLIWAGIARYMVDGGHEWLAGCCSIPLADGGMLAAGTWDRVRDKHLAPEEYRVRPLLPWSAEGVTRPARTELPPLLRGYLRLGAWVCAEPAHDPDFGVADLYVLLSMRRVNPRYLRHFLSLVPA, encoded by the coding sequence ATGACCGGCGTTTCCACGCTCGACAGCCCCCCACTGTCGACGGCCCCCACCCGCTACACCGTCACCCTCGCCCGCGACGAGGCAGACGTCCGCGCGGCCCAGCGGCTGCGTCACGACGTCTTCGCCGGGGAGATGGGCGCCCTGCTCTCCTCCCCGCAGCCGGGCCTCGACGTCGACGCCTTCGACGCGTACTGCGACCACCTGCTCGTACGCGACACCACGACCGGGCAGGTGGTCGGCACCTACCGGCTGCTGCCGCCCGACCGTGCCGCGGTCGCCGGACGGCTCTACTCGGAGGGCGAGTTCGACCTCGGACCGCTGGCCGGGATCCGCTCCGGGCTCGTCGAGGTCGGCCGCTCCTGCGTCCACCCCGACCACCGGGACGGCGCGGTCATCGGACTCATATGGGCCGGGATCGCCCGCTACATGGTCGACGGCGGCCACGAGTGGCTGGCGGGCTGCTGCTCCATCCCGCTCGCCGACGGCGGCATGCTCGCCGCGGGCACCTGGGACCGGGTACGGGACAAGCACCTGGCGCCCGAGGAGTACCGCGTACGGCCGCTGCTGCCATGGAGCGCCGAGGGCGTCACCCGCCCCGCCCGCACCGAGCTGCCCCCGCTCCTGCGCGGCTACCTCCGCCTCGGCGCCTGGGTCTGCGCCGAACCGGCCCACGACCCCGACTTCGGCGTCGCCGACCTGTACGTGCTGCTGTCGATGCGCCGGGTCAACCCGCGCTACCTGCGGCACTTCCTGTCGCTCGTGCCGGCGTGA
- a CDS encoding succinate dehydrogenase, whose amino-acid sequence MTRTMWDSSVGKKTVMAVSGLIMLAYLVVHMLGNLKIFFGSDEFNHYAHWLRTIGEPFLHYEWALWIIRVVLVAAVVAHATSAYQLSRRDIRARPTKYVHKKPRASYATRTMRWGGIILGLFIVWHILDLTTGTAHPGGFQSGHPYQNVIDTFSTWYGNVVYILAVLALGLHVRHGFWSAAQTLGVGSRTRDRAFKTIANVLALVLTVGFISVPVGVMTGVVS is encoded by the coding sequence ATGACGCGCACCATGTGGGACTCGTCCGTCGGCAAGAAGACCGTGATGGCCGTCAGCGGCCTGATCATGCTGGCGTACCTGGTCGTCCACATGCTGGGCAACCTCAAGATCTTCTTCGGGTCGGACGAGTTCAACCACTACGCGCACTGGCTGCGCACCATCGGCGAGCCCTTCCTGCACTACGAGTGGGCGCTGTGGATCATCCGCGTGGTCCTGGTCGCCGCCGTCGTCGCACACGCCACCTCCGCGTACCAGCTGAGCCGCCGCGACATCAGGGCGCGCCCCACCAAGTACGTGCACAAGAAGCCCCGGGCGAGCTACGCCACGCGCACCATGCGATGGGGCGGGATCATCCTCGGCCTCTTCATCGTCTGGCACATCCTCGACCTGACGACCGGCACCGCGCACCCGGGCGGCTTCCAGTCCGGACACCCGTACCAGAACGTGATCGACACCTTCTCCACCTGGTACGGCAACGTCGTCTACATCCTCGCCGTGCTCGCGCTCGGCCTGCACGTACGGCACGGCTTCTGGAGCGCCGCACAGACTCTCGGCGTGGGCAGCCGCACCCGCGACCGAGCCTTCAAGACCATCGCCAACGTGCTCGCGCTGGTGCTGACGGTGGGCTTCATCTCCGTACCCGTGGGCGTGATGACCGGAGTGGTGAGCTGA
- a CDS encoding lysophospholipid acyltransferase family protein: MSAWLPSAPCSPRVCVESVGSPAAVPRALLRLAALLAVLLFGIVLIPVVGRLAAVWRDRLTRAWCRTIVRATGVRLRITGAAPPGGGLLLVANHISWLDIPLLAAVRPARMLAKAEIRQWPVAGVLTASSGALFIERDRLRALPRTVERIADSLRGGSAVVVFPEGSTWCGRAQGRFRRAAFQAALDAAVPVQPVHLRYRFDGGAATTAPAFVGSDSLLTSLWRVVSARALVAEVRVEPVLPAGSAPDRRTLALAAETATTEAADTGTSVVETADAHRRSANSKAYAHL; the protein is encoded by the coding sequence GTGAGCGCGTGGCTGCCCAGTGCCCCGTGCTCCCCGCGGGTCTGTGTGGAGTCCGTGGGGTCGCCGGCCGCCGTGCCGCGCGCCCTGCTGCGGCTGGCCGCACTCCTGGCCGTTCTCCTCTTCGGGATCGTGCTGATCCCGGTCGTGGGGCGGCTCGCCGCCGTGTGGCGCGACCGGCTCACCAGGGCGTGGTGCCGGACGATCGTGCGCGCCACGGGCGTCCGGCTGCGGATCACCGGGGCGGCCCCGCCCGGCGGCGGACTGCTCCTGGTGGCCAACCACATCTCCTGGCTGGACATCCCCCTGCTCGCCGCCGTCCGCCCCGCCCGGATGCTCGCCAAGGCGGAGATCAGGCAGTGGCCCGTGGCCGGCGTGCTCACCGCGAGCAGCGGCGCGCTGTTCATCGAGCGCGACCGCCTGCGCGCACTGCCGAGGACCGTCGAACGGATCGCGGACTCCCTGCGCGGCGGATCGGCTGTGGTGGTCTTCCCGGAAGGGAGCACCTGGTGCGGCCGAGCCCAGGGCCGCTTTCGCAGAGCCGCCTTCCAGGCCGCCCTGGACGCCGCCGTGCCCGTCCAGCCGGTCCACCTCCGCTACCGGTTCGACGGGGGAGCGGCGACCACCGCGCCCGCGTTCGTCGGGAGCGACTCGCTGCTCACCTCGCTCTGGCGGGTCGTGTCCGCCCGCGCCCTCGTGGCCGAGGTACGCGTGGAGCCGGTGCTCCCGGCGGGCAGCGCACCCGACCGGCGAACACTCGCCCTCGCCGCCGAGACGGCCACCACCGAGGCGGCCGACACCGGGACGTCCGTCGTCGAGACCGCCGACGCCCACCGAAGGAGCGCGAACTCCAAGGCGTATGCACACCTCTGA
- a CDS encoding succinate dehydrogenase/fumarate reductase iron-sulfur subunit yields MKLTLRVWRQRNADADGAMSTYEVDDISADMSFLEMLDTLNEELILKGEDPVAFDHDCREGICGACSLVINGDAHGPERTTSCQLHMRSFEDGDTIDIEPWRASAFPVVKDLVVDRSAFDRIIQAGGYVTAPTGAAPEAHATPVPKPDADFAFEHAECIGCGACVAACPNGAAMLFTSAKINHLNVLPQGAPERETRVLDMVAQMDEEGFGGCTLAGECATACPKGIPLVSITGMNKEWLRATRKAGKR; encoded by the coding sequence ATGAAGCTCACCCTGCGCGTCTGGCGGCAGCGGAACGCCGACGCCGACGGAGCGATGTCCACGTACGAAGTGGACGACATCTCGGCCGACATGTCCTTCCTGGAGATGCTGGACACCCTCAACGAGGAGCTCATCCTCAAGGGCGAGGACCCGGTCGCCTTCGACCACGACTGCCGCGAGGGCATCTGCGGCGCGTGCTCACTCGTCATCAACGGCGACGCGCACGGGCCGGAGCGCACGACCTCCTGCCAACTGCACATGCGGTCCTTCGAGGACGGCGACACGATCGACATCGAACCGTGGCGGGCCTCCGCCTTCCCGGTCGTCAAGGACCTGGTCGTCGACCGGTCGGCCTTCGACCGGATCATCCAGGCCGGCGGCTACGTCACCGCGCCGACCGGCGCCGCGCCCGAGGCCCACGCGACGCCCGTGCCCAAGCCGGACGCGGACTTCGCCTTCGAGCACGCCGAGTGCATCGGCTGCGGGGCGTGTGTGGCGGCCTGCCCGAACGGGGCCGCGATGCTCTTCACCTCGGCGAAGATCAACCATCTGAATGTGCTGCCGCAGGGTGCGCCGGAGCGGGAGACCCGGGTGCTGGACATGGTCGCGCAGATGGACGAGGAGGGGTTCGGCGGGTGCACGCTCGCCGGGGAGTGCGCCACCGCGTGCCCGAAGGGGATCCCGTTGGTCTCCATCACGGGCATGAACAAGGAGTGGCTGCGGGCCACTCGTAAGGCCGGTAAGCGGTAG